Proteins from a genomic interval of Paenibacillus lentus:
- a CDS encoding 6-phospho-beta-glucosidase, whose protein sequence is MCERSGLKIAVLGGGSSYTPELVEGLIKGYEEMPVAEIWLVDIEAGKRKLDIVGNLAKRMVRKAGPPIQVHLTLNRREAIRDADFVLTQMRVGMLEARRLDEHIPIRHGVIGQETTGPGGMFKALRTIPVILEICRDIEELAPNAWMLNFTNPAGMITEAVQKYSRVRTIGLCNSPINFKKSLAAVYNVPEEKVLPEFVGINHLHWVTSALVDGEEVLSELLAGEGGEYTAANVPTFGWDPEFLQSLSAVPTYYLKYFYMQDEMLGEMKESLEQNGTRADIVSRVEKELFELYEDETLEEKPKQLEQRGGAYYSEAAVRLMQSLYLGSNDIQTLNVANSGIYDFLPADSSIEVNCVVSSGGPIPLVPRYVPSHIKGLLHAVKTYERLVIEAAATGDRALALQALVHHPLVPSASTAKVLLNEMLEAHRQYLPNFFA, encoded by the coding sequence ATGTGTGAGCGAAGCGGACTCAAGATAGCCGTGCTCGGCGGGGGCTCCTCGTATACCCCTGAGCTGGTGGAAGGACTAATCAAGGGGTATGAGGAGATGCCGGTTGCTGAAATCTGGCTCGTCGATATCGAGGCAGGAAAACGGAAGTTGGATATCGTAGGCAATCTCGCCAAGCGGATGGTTCGCAAAGCGGGGCCGCCTATTCAGGTGCATCTGACCCTGAACCGGAGGGAAGCGATTAGAGACGCGGATTTCGTATTAACACAGATGCGCGTTGGTATGCTGGAAGCCAGGAGGCTCGATGAGCATATCCCGATTCGGCATGGAGTGATCGGGCAGGAGACGACAGGCCCCGGAGGCATGTTCAAGGCCCTGCGCACGATTCCTGTCATATTGGAGATCTGTCGTGATATCGAGGAGCTTGCGCCGAATGCATGGATGCTGAATTTTACGAATCCGGCTGGCATGATTACCGAAGCAGTCCAAAAATATTCACGCGTGCGAACGATCGGGCTGTGCAACTCGCCGATCAATTTTAAGAAGTCCCTAGCTGCGGTCTATAATGTGCCGGAGGAGAAGGTGCTGCCGGAATTCGTCGGCATTAATCATTTGCATTGGGTAACCTCCGCCCTTGTGGATGGGGAAGAGGTTCTGTCCGAGCTGCTTGCGGGTGAAGGTGGGGAGTACACCGCAGCAAATGTACCTACCTTCGGCTGGGACCCCGAGTTTCTCCAATCGCTGTCAGCTGTGCCAACCTACTACCTCAAGTATTTTTACATGCAAGATGAGATGCTCGGGGAAATGAAAGAATCGCTAGAACAGAATGGAACGCGGGCTGATATCGTCAGTCGGGTAGAGAAGGAATTGTTTGAGCTTTACGAGGACGAGACACTGGAGGAGAAGCCAAAGCAGCTGGAGCAGCGGGGCGGAGCATATTATTCCGAGGCAGCGGTAAGGCTGATGCAGTCGCTGTACCTGGGATCTAATGATATTCAGACACTGAACGTGGCTAATAGCGGTATCTATGATTTCCTGCCTGCGGACAGCTCTATTGAGGTGAACTGCGTCGTGAGTTCGGGCGGGCCAATTCCACTTGTTCCCCGGTATGTGCCATCGCATATCAAAGGCTTGCTGCATGCGGTAAAGACTTATGAACGTCTAGTGATTGAAGCAGCGGCTACCGGTGACCGGGCACTGGCGCTGCAAGCCTTAGTGCATCATCCGCTTGTCCCTTCTGCCTCCACGGCAAAGGTGCTTCTGAATGAAATGCTGGAAGCACATCGACAGTATCTTCCGAACTTTTTTGCATAA
- a CDS encoding N-acetylglucosamine kinase: MNFFLGVDAGGSKTYSLIVNERGETLGRGASGNGNHQTNPCHAENNIASACRQALREAGLSKENISQAYFGLAGADREADYAVLRPMIRRMEFPRYSIACDTMIAMRSGTARSYGAVVISGTGFNAAARNRAGKELQYGGFGYIYGDGQGSGRDLANFAFRSAVRAWDLRGESTVLHDLVLKTAGFHSVPQMLDAALDRGYVPPLSLAELVFEAAKQGDEVAASHLAEQGSELGNAAAALIRRLGMENEEFDVVLGGSILSKSRSPIMTDALARTVSLTAPRAKVARIEMEPVAGAVLSAMDAVGHRVSEEIIGRLRGISYSDLKGEAKDV, from the coding sequence ATGAACTTCTTTTTGGGTGTCGACGCTGGTGGCAGCAAGACGTATAGTCTTATCGTCAATGAGAGGGGCGAGACACTCGGCCGCGGGGCAAGCGGCAATGGAAATCATCAGACCAACCCCTGCCATGCGGAGAATAATATCGCCTCAGCTTGCCGTCAGGCGCTTCGGGAAGCGGGGCTATCCAAGGAGAATATTTCTCAGGCTTACTTCGGCCTTGCCGGGGCGGATCGCGAGGCGGATTATGCGGTGCTCCGTCCGATGATCCGAAGAATGGAGTTTCCACGGTACTCCATTGCCTGCGATACTATGATCGCGATGCGATCGGGTACGGCTCGCTCTTACGGAGCGGTTGTTATTAGCGGTACGGGGTTTAACGCAGCCGCTCGCAATAGAGCTGGGAAAGAGCTGCAGTATGGCGGGTTCGGATACATTTATGGCGATGGTCAAGGTTCAGGAAGGGATCTGGCCAACTTTGCATTCCGCTCTGCGGTAAGGGCCTGGGATTTGCGGGGTGAATCCACGGTGCTCCATGATCTTGTCTTAAAGACCGCGGGCTTTCACAGTGTTCCGCAAATGCTCGATGCGGCGCTGGATCGAGGTTACGTCCCTCCGTTATCCTTAGCCGAGCTTGTCTTTGAAGCCGCAAAGCAAGGGGACGAGGTCGCAGCCAGCCATCTGGCTGAGCAGGGCAGCGAGCTGGGAAATGCGGCTGCGGCCCTGATTCGCCGGCTTGGTATGGAGAATGAGGAGTTTGATGTCGTGCTTGGCGGCAGCATTTTGTCCAAAAGCCGGAGCCCGATCATGACTGATGCGCTGGCCAGAACTGTCAGCTTGACGGCTCCCCGAGCCAAGGTTGCACGGATCGAGATGGAGCCGGTGGCCGGTGCGGTGTTAAGCGCTATGGACGCTGTGGGACATAGGGTGAGTGAGGAGATCATTGGCCGCTTGCGCGGCATTAGTTATAGCGATTTGAAGGGAGAGGCAAAGGATGTGTGA
- a CDS encoding lytic polysaccharide monooxygenase → MSAIRGFHPIFTKAFTSLGLIVLLSVFMVMFAEQASAHGYVDSPGSRAILCKNGQNTDCGAIIYEPQSLEAPKGFPQAGPADGKIASAGGAFPKLDEQSATRWAKVNINSGINTFTWKLTAAHATSSWKYYITKENWDPNTPLSRNSFDLTPFCSVDYGGARPPFEYSNTCNVPQRSGYHVILAVWEVADTANAFYNVIDVNFGGNNPPTDTIAPSAPGALISTGATSTSVSLAWNASTDNVGVSEYQIYNGSSLVATVPGSALSYTVTGLTANTSYTFTVKAKDAAGNLSNASNPVNITTEGVIVDTEAPTAPGNLHVMGTPSSSSVSLMWNPSTDNVAVAGYRIYNGTALAATVSGTTTDYVVTGLSPDSTYTFTVRAFDAAGNESPASNSVHATTAEAPAAQAWAPNTAYTTGTLVTYNGSVYECRQSHTSLEGWEPVNTPALWLLK, encoded by the coding sequence ATGTCTGCAATTCGCGGATTTCATCCTATATTTACGAAAGCGTTTACTTCCTTGGGCCTAATCGTTCTTTTGTCTGTATTTATGGTTATGTTTGCCGAACAGGCATCCGCTCATGGTTATGTGGACAGCCCGGGAAGTCGAGCGATCCTATGCAAAAATGGACAAAATACGGATTGTGGCGCTATAATTTACGAGCCTCAGAGCCTGGAAGCGCCCAAAGGATTTCCCCAGGCGGGACCAGCTGACGGTAAAATTGCTAGCGCAGGCGGAGCTTTTCCAAAATTGGACGAGCAGTCGGCTACACGCTGGGCGAAAGTCAATATCAATTCGGGTATAAATACGTTCACTTGGAAGCTTACGGCGGCTCATGCCACCTCTAGCTGGAAATACTATATTACCAAAGAGAACTGGGATCCGAATACACCTCTTTCCAGAAACTCCTTTGATCTTACTCCATTCTGCTCCGTAGACTATGGTGGCGCCCGCCCTCCATTCGAATATTCAAATACCTGCAATGTTCCGCAGCGGAGCGGATACCATGTCATCCTGGCAGTGTGGGAAGTCGCTGATACGGCGAATGCCTTTTATAATGTCATTGATGTCAATTTCGGCGGAAACAATCCTCCTACCGACACGATTGCTCCGAGCGCACCTGGAGCACTCATTTCTACAGGCGCCACTTCCACCAGTGTATCCTTGGCTTGGAACGCATCTACAGACAACGTTGGCGTTAGCGAGTATCAAATCTACAACGGCAGTTCGCTCGTCGCAACGGTGCCCGGCTCTGCTTTGAGCTATACCGTTACGGGATTGACGGCAAATACTTCTTATACCTTCACTGTAAAAGCCAAAGACGCCGCAGGGAACCTGTCGAATGCCAGCAATCCGGTGAACATAACGACGGAAGGGGTCATTGTGGACACCGAAGCACCTACGGCGCCTGGCAATTTGCATGTCATGGGGACACCAAGCTCTTCTAGTGTATCTCTAATGTGGAATCCCTCCACAGATAACGTAGCTGTAGCAGGCTATCGTATTTATAACGGCACTGCTCTGGCAGCAACGGTCTCTGGAACGACTACTGATTATGTCGTTACTGGGCTAAGCCCCGATTCGACATATACCTTCACTGTTCGGGCCTTCGATGCCGCGGGCAATGAATCGCCTGCAAGCAATTCCGTCCATGCAACAACAGCGGAAGCACCGGCAGCTCAGGCTTGGGCGCCAAATACGGCATACACCACTGGCACGCTGGTAACTTATAACGGTTCGGTATATGAGTGCCGACAGTCCCATACTTCCCTGGAGGGCTGGGAACCAGTGAACACACCGGCCTTATGGCTTTTGAAATAG
- a CDS encoding AraC family transcriptional regulator — translation MHHDRRRKNEVSLNDFHPTRSDRVTPSFQRLHWHRALEINWIASGTGIYVINGQELPFCAGDIFLIDSDDLHRAYGGKGLEMVILMMEPSLLASEQRYDPEILLPFRNTGSQFSNHISHEQAGCGKLVKYIEEIDAEFASQQPSYTSVIRGLLLQLLGEINRSHKHRQLSAGLGISASSNAGANRRLSGRRQLGQMRAVILTMENEISHPWTLKELAEVAHLSPSRFSALFSQIVGSSPLHYLVQLRLDYAVGLLEQGELSVLEIAEQCGFRNLSNFNRLFLNYLGMTPSVMRRRLQGGAID, via the coding sequence GTGCACCACGATAGGAGGAGAAAAAATGAAGTATCACTCAACGACTTCCATCCAACGAGATCAGATCGCGTTACCCCCTCCTTTCAGCGACTTCATTGGCACCGGGCTCTCGAGATCAACTGGATCGCTAGCGGTACCGGAATTTACGTCATCAATGGGCAGGAGCTTCCGTTTTGTGCGGGCGACATTTTTCTCATCGATTCCGATGACCTGCACCGCGCCTACGGAGGCAAAGGTCTCGAGATGGTCATTCTAATGATGGAGCCGTCCCTGCTCGCTAGCGAGCAACGCTATGATCCGGAAATATTGCTCCCATTTCGCAACACTGGTTCACAATTTTCGAATCACATTTCTCATGAGCAGGCTGGTTGCGGCAAGCTGGTTAAATACATCGAGGAGATCGACGCCGAATTTGCATCACAGCAGCCATCGTATACCTCGGTCATACGCGGTTTGCTGCTGCAACTGTTAGGCGAGATTAACCGCAGCCACAAGCACAGGCAACTCAGTGCCGGCTTAGGTATAAGCGCCAGTTCCAATGCCGGGGCAAACCGTAGGCTTTCTGGACGAAGGCAGCTGGGGCAAATGAGAGCGGTTATTCTCACCATGGAAAATGAAATTTCTCATCCGTGGACGCTGAAGGAGCTGGCAGAAGTCGCTCATTTGAGTCCGTCCCGCTTTAGTGCGCTGTTTAGTCAGATTGTCGGGTCATCGCCGCTGCACTATCTGGTGCAGCTTCGGCTCGATTATGCGGTCGGATTGTTAGAGCAGGGGGAGCTGAGCGTGCTGGAGATCGCTGAGCAGTGCGGATTTCGGAATCTATCGAATTTTAACCGGCTTTTCTTGAATTATTTGGGCATGACCCCCAGCGTGATGAGAAGGCGGTTGCAGGGTGGAGCTATCGATTAA